In the genome of Fibrobacterota bacterium, the window GCAGCAGCGCGACGACGAAGCTCCAGAAGTACGTCACTTTGCCGTAGCCGAGCGGATGCTTCGCGTCCGGCGGCTTCTGCGCCTGGCGCAGGCCGACGAACAGCAGCACCTGGTTGCCGCAGTCGGCGAACGAGTGGATGGATTCGGCCAGCATGCTGCCCGAGTGCGTGTAGAGCGCGGCGCCGAGCTTCGCGAGCGCGATGCCCAGGTTGGCGATGAACGCGTAGAGAATCGCCTTCGCAGACGAACCGTGGTCGGACATGCCGCGACTACTTCGCCGCGAAGTCCGGGGCGGAGAGTTTCATCTCCGTGACCGGGCCGTACTTCTGTGCGACGTCGCGGATCTTCGCCGCGTCACCGATCAGCACGATGACGAGATCGCTCGGACGCGGGAAGGCGTCGGCGGTCACGGCCGTGGCCTCCGCGCCGTCGACCTTCGCGAGCGCCGGCCCATAACCCTCGATGTACTCCGTGCCGAGCCCGTAGAACTCGAGATCCGCCAGCGTGCCGGCCCAGTGGGCGGCGGTCTCGAGCTGCAGCGGATACTGGCCGAGCACATACGCGCGCGCGGACTCGAGCATGTCGGGCGCGAGCGCGCCGTGCTTGAGATCGTCGAGCGTCTTCAGCGTGAGATCGAGCGCCTGCG includes:
- a CDS encoding insulinase family protein, producing NVGVDRHYNGRPALDLVNTLYGGRFTSLLNTELRIKSGLTYGASSRFVRATVAGEFAIRSFTQTDTTAQALDLTLKTLDDLKHGALAPDMLESARAYVLGQYPLQLETAAHWAGTLADLEFYGLGTEYIEGYGPALAKVDGAEATAVTADAFPRPSDLVIVLIGDAAKIRDVAQKYGPVTEMKLSAPDFAAK